The Prochlorococcus marinus str. MIT 1214 sequence AAAAGCAACAGAAAAAGCAATTGTACTGAATCCTAATGTCGCAGATTCGCATTACAATTTAGGAAACATATTGAGAGATCTTAATAACTTACAAGAAGCAGAGCTGTCTACGCTTAAAGCAATTGAAATCAAAGCTGATTTCGCAGAAGCGTATCTAAATCTGGGAAACATATTAAAAGATCTTGGCAAATTACAAGATGCAGAATTATCTACGCGTAAAGCAATTGAAATTAAACCTCTTTATGCAGAAGCGCATCAAAATCTGGGAAACATATTAAGAGATCTTGGCAAATTACAAGAAGCAGAATTTTCTTATCGCAAAACAATTGAAATTAAACCAGATTACGCAGAGGCATATATGAACCTAGGTAATTTATTAGAGGATCTTGGAAAAGAGAAAGAGGCAAATAAACAATTATTACTTGCTTTAGAAAAGAAACCAAATAATATTTTATTTTTTATAAGTTCGAAATTAAAATTATCGCCAATAATGAATAATATTGAACAGATAAATACTGAGCGTAAAGAATACCAAAGACAATTAAAAAAATTAAAGAATAATAAAAATATTTATTATGAAAGCGCAGACATTTTTAATACAAATATTTTTTATCTTGCTTATCAAAATAGACTAGATGATAAGGTTATTCTCGAAGAGTTAAGTAATACAATATCCAAAGTGGAAGGAATAACATTTAAAGGTTTTTCTAGGGAAAAATATCTTGCAACTTCATCAAAAAGAACTAACTTAAAGTTAGGTGTTTGCTCTGCATTTCTTAGAGAGAGTCATACAATCGGTAAATTATATACAAAAGTTTTATTAGATTTAGTAAAAGCTGGTATTGAAGTTAATATTTATATTCCGCCTAATACAATCAGTCATTCAGAGCTCGATTTAGTTAGAAACAACTTTGAAAGAGTGAACTGTCTTCCAAAATCACCTCAAAAAGCAAGTAAATTAATAGTTGCGGACAATCTAGATGTTTTATTTTATCCAGATATTGGTATGTCTAGCTATACATACATTCTTGCATTATCAAGATTAGCGTTAGTTCAGGCAACTAGCTTAGGTCATCCAAATACATCTGGAATTAAGAATATAGATTATTTTATTACTAACGATATAGTCCCTCATCACCCATCATCTAGCTATACAGAACGCTTAATAAAATTCAGTAGATTGCCTTTCAATTATCCCACTCCAAAGATCAATGAATCCAAATTAAATAGTACAAGTATAATAAATTCTGATAATCATTTTAAAATTGGACTTACTCAGTCGTTATTTAAGTTTCATCCTGATTTCGATCAAGTACTAGAATCAATCTTAAGCGAGATAAAGAATGCATATTTAATCCTTCTAAAAGATAAACAGGAATATAAAACAAGAAACCTAAAAAATAGATGGAAAAAACAAAGTAATTTATTACTAGAAAGATCAATATTTCTAAATAGAATGTCTAAGGATGATTTTATAAATACAACAAAAAATTGTCACATTATGTTAGATCCGTTCTATTTTGGAAGCGGAAATACTTTTTATGAAGCGATGGCTTTTGGTATACCATTTATTACATATCCGTTCAGTCAAAGAGGTAGTTTAGTTGCCTCAGGCTATAAACAGATGGGCGTTAAAAAGCCTCCTATTGCTGAATCAAAAGAAGATTATATAAATTGGTGTAAAAAATATGCAAACAACAGTTTGTTTCTTAAAAACACAAAAGATGAATTAAAAGAAAGGGCTCATAAGTATCTATTTAATGATCATGAAATATACAAAGAATATTATACATTTTTTACTGAGGCTGTAAAAATAGCACAACAGGGAAAATTCATTGAAGATAATTGGAAACCCTTTTGTTCCTACAAGAATTAATCTAAATGAAGCTAAATCTATTAAAAACCAGCTAAACCTTATAAATATCTCATAAAAATGACTTTATGCATTTATTTAATTACAAATTTAAGGAGTTAAAAGATTGATCAAAGCTAAATCATAAAAGTCATATAATTACAAAAAAGAATCTAATATTTTTGTAATAGCTCTTCCATAACATATAATTAGAAAGTTTAATGTGAAATAATTGATGAAAAAAATTCTTCTGACTGGCTCAAATGGTTTTCTAGGAACGCATATTTTATCTAAACTTATAAATTCAAATCAATTCGAATCGATTACTAATATAACTGGTATAGACAACTTCATTAGTTCTAATAAATCAAATATTTATACAACTAATTCTAAATATAACTTTATCGAAGCTGACTTAATTAATTTTGACTTTGATAAACTACAAGATTTTGATACTGTTATTCACTTGGCCAGTCTAGCTAGTCCTGTATATTACAATAGATATCCTCTTGAGACAGTAGACATTGGTACAACCGTTACAAGGAAGTTACTAGAAAAATGTAAAGAGTGGAATGCAAGATTCATATTCTTCTCTTCATCCGAAATTTATGGCAACCCTTCTCCAGAAAATATACCTACAAAAGAAGAATATAAAGGTTATGTATCATGTCAAGGATCAAGATCTTGCTATGATGAAAGCAAAAGACTTGGAGAAACCTTATGCTATATATACAACAAAAAATACAATATAAGTACCAATATAATTAGACCATTTAATATTTATGGCCCAGGTATGTCTATCGAAACAGACTATAGAATGATTCCAAATTTAATCAAATCTGCATTAAAAATGCAGACTATTAATATATACGGTAATGGTAAACAGACAAGAACTTTTTGTTATTATACAGATGCAATTGAAGGGATAATGAGAGTTTTAAAAAATGGAGTCAATGGAGAGACATATAATATTGGTAATGACAAACCTGAGATATCAATGATAGATTTAGTTAAATTATTTCGTAAAACAATTAATATAGATGTTAGTTATGAGTTAACTCCATATCCAGAATATTATCCTGATGATGAACCTATAAGAAGACTTGCCTCAATTGACAAAGCAAGAGCTCATTTAGACTTCCATCCAAAAGTAACTTTAGAAGCTGGGCTGACTCAAACATGGAAATGGGCTTTAAAGAATTAATTTTATAAACTATAATTTATAATCAATAAAATGATTATTAGATTTTTCTCCCTCGATTGTTATGTGAGGAATAAGCAGATAGTCCAGCATGTTCAATTATTTGTCTTCCAAATATGGCAAAGCTTGGTCATTACGCTTAAGTCAAGCGCGATTGCAGTTCCTAAGTCCTCTCTAGCCTACGGGAGGGGAAGAGAGTCAAACCGTTAATGTAATTAGCGTTGCTAAAGTTCACGATAATATTCCCTTAGGGAAAGTGATTTTCGTAAAGCAAAAAAGCTGGAAAATCAGATATCGCCTTTATTTTTCAAGAGATCTGGACAAATCACTTCCCTTTAAAAGGAATATTAACCCATTCCATTAGGCATGGATTAATATTCCTTTTAACGTAAAAAACCTTAGTGAAAGTTATAATCGTAATGAAATTGATTCTTTGAAAAAAATAGATATGACTGAGAGAACAATCGATAAAAAGGAAGGAAGCTCCAAATTAAGAACATTCCCAATTCCTATTGACCTAGGAGAAATTAAAGAAAATTTTACTATTAGTACTAATTCTCCTTCTCAACTTACTAAAGAACAAATAATTAATCAAGCATTTAAGTTTCATTCAGAAGGAAACATTTTGGAAGCAGGAAAATATTATAAACAGTTAATAAAGCAAAGATGTAATGACCATAGGGTTTTTTCTAATTATGGAATCATATTAAAAAATTCTGGCAAGTTAAAACAAGCAGAAATATCAACTCGTAAAGCAATTGAACTTAATCCTAATTATGCAGAGGCTCATTGCAATTTGGGAAACATATTGAAAGATCTTGGCAAGTTAAAAGAAGCAGAAATTAGTTTTTCAAAGTCAATTGAGTTAAATCCAGATTACACTCTTGCATTATCGAATAGAGCACAATTGTTTTTTGATAAAGAAGAATTTGAGAAAGCATTAAAAGATTCAGATTCATGTAATACAAAAAATTGCAGAGCATTTTCCTTAGAAATTCTATTTTCATTAGGTAGGATTCAAGAGATTTTTAATAGAATAGAAAATTCCTGTGAAATAGATAATGAGAACATAAGACTTGCAGCATTCTCTTCATTTATCTCAAAGCGGGAAAACAAAGAAACTTATAATAATTTCTGTCCAAACCCACTTTCATTTTTACATTTTAATAACCTAAACTTTTATGTTAAAAACTATAAGGAATTTATAAAAAAAATAATTAATGAATTATCTGATATTAAAACCATATGGGAACCTCTAAACAAGGCAACTCATAATGGATTTCAAACTCCTAATGATATAAATTTGTTTTCTAACTCATCTGAAAATATTTCATATCTTAAATCAATAATTGTAAAAGAATTAGATTCTTATTTTTTAAAATTCAAAAAAGATTCTTGCTCCTATATTCAAAAATGGCCATCTAATAAAGATTTAAAAGCGTGGCATGTAGTTCTTAAAACGCAAGGATATCAGAGTGCTCACATACATCCTGGTGGATGGCTGAGTGGAGTAATTTATCTGAAGGTTGTTCCTCCAATGGATAAGGATGAAGGTGCAATTGAATTCAGTTTAAATGGTCAGAATTATTTTGATGCAAACTCTCCAAAATTAATACATCAGCCAGAAGCAGGAGATATAGTTTTATTCCCTTCTTCCCTGCACCACAGGACCATACCCTTTTCGACTGATACAGAAAGGATAGTAATTGCTTTTGACTTGGTTCCAGATTAAAATCTGGATTTTTCTTACTCGATTGTTATTTAAAGAATCAGCAGTCAATCCAATTCCTTAAAACATAGCTATCGCTAAAAGTAGTATTGATGACAAACTACCAGTTATAAATTAATTATTAGTCTTAATCTATAAAAAAAAAATTCTAAATAACGAGAGGAAGAGTTGCATCGAATTACATATGTTGAATCAAACTAACCAATTGAAATAATCCAAGTCGCTACCAATTATTTAGAAAGTTTTCATCTTATTTATGGTGCAATGCTAGCAACAACCCTCATTGGATTAGGAAATAACACGTTTCTTCATGGTTGAAAGTTTGATATTCCCTAATACTTAATGTTAAAGAAAATATCCGAAAATCAACTTGCTAGTAAGGACTTTTGTCCGCTGTTTAGTTCTACAACACTTAGCGAAGCAAGAATAAATTCTTATTAATGGCTAGATACGGCTAAATATTGCTAAGATATACCTAAATTGGAACGCTTAAACATTGCTTGCACTTAATGAAAGCAAAGTAGTATGAAAATCTGAGCACAATTTTTTAAAATGCGGACAAAGTTAAATAATTTCTTTGTCATAAAAATTTTTGAGCCTTAATTAATTCATAAGACTAGAAAAAATGACTAAAAATGCTTTCCAAATATTTATTACTGATAAAGAAGAAGAGCTACCACCTCCTTTAAAAGAAGCAACCAGCATATTCAGAGAAGCTTACTCTGATCATACCTACACTCTTTATAGTAAGGAGATGATAATAGAACTAATCAAGAAAGAATTTGGGAAAGAAGTACTTTCAGCTTTCAACAAATTAAAGCCTTATGCCTACAAGGCTGATTTAGCAAGATATTGCATAAGTTATCTTTATGGCGGTTGGTATGCTGATATTTCAATAAGGCTTACTTCAGCAAGATTTTCCAATACTAAATATGAATTTGAATTTTTAGGATTTATTGATCGAGGAGATGGACTTGGATTACCAAATAAATTGGTTTACCCAATACAAAATTCATTTTTTTATATTGAGAAAAATCATCCAATAATGTCTAAGGCAATAGATTTAGTTTTAGAAAATTGTTCAAATGAATCTTATGGGGTTTCTCCTGTTTGCCCATCTGGGCCAGGAGTATTAGGAAGAGCCTATGCATTTTTTGGACAGAAACTTAATCATGTTTTAGGTTTCTTTATGCCTCTTACTCCTAACCATAAAAAATTAAATACTAGTTATGTTCTTCCTGAAGGCACAATACTTGCGCAGCATAAAGATGCATGGTTCCCAAACTCAAAAGGAGGTGATTTTAGCAACTTTGGTACTAAAGGAACTAATAATTATCTAAAGATGTATCATGAAAAAAATATTTATAATATATAAATTGCACAATAGTTTAATAAATTTGTATTATAAATTCAAACAATGACAGATAACTTAGACAGCAATTATAATTGAGAAGGTTTATTCTAAAAAAATACGAAATAGACATGTCAACCAAAGGTAAAGAAGAAGAAAATAATAATAATAATCATCAAAAAAATGAGATTAGAATTTTTTCCGTACCATTTTCTCTAAAAGGAATCAATGATGATATTAGTATTCGCACCTCTTTTAAACTATCTAAAGAATACCTAGTAAATCAAGCATTTAAATGTCATTCACAAGGGGATATAAAAGGAGCTATAAAATATTATCAAGATTTCATTGATCGAGGGTTTAAAGATCACAGAGTCTATTCTAACTATGGAATCATATTGAAAGATCTTGGTAAATTAAAAGAAGCAGAATTCAACACTCGTAAAGCGATTGAACTTAAATCAGATTTTGAAGAAGCTCACTACAATTTAGGAACTATTTTGATAGATCTTGGAAAACTAGTAGAAGCCGAAATGTCAACACGCAAAGCAATTAAACTCCAACCTAATTCATCAGAATCGCATTATAATCTAGGAATAATATATAGAGATCAAGGCAACTTAAAAGAAGCAGAAATATCAACTCGCAAAGCTATTAAAATTAAATCTGATTTTGCAGAAGCTTATAACCATCTAGGAACTGTATTAATGGATGATCTTAGTAAACTAAAAGAAGCAGAGTCTTCTCTGCGCAAAGCAATTGAAATTAATCAAGATTTTAATGAGGCTTATTACAACCTTTCATTAATAGAACTTTTAAAAGGAAATTATAAAGATGGTCTAGAGAACTATGAATTTAGATTAATAAAAAAGAAACCCGTTATTCCTCATTGCAAGCCAAAAATCAAAAGAAAAGATAATAAAGAATTTCAAAAAGGAGAAAAACTTTTAGTTATTAGTGAGCAAGGTTTAGGAGACACACTTCAATATATGAGATACATACCTTATTTAAGAAAGAAAGGTCTTGATGTCTCTTTTTCTGCTCAAACCAAACTACATTCATTGATCCAATCTTCAGCCATTGATCAAAATCCATTAACTCCAGAACAAGTAGAAAAAGTTTCAGCACGTCAATGGATTCCACTATTATCTTTAGCTAGACATCTCAAAATCAGTCCAAAAAATCCAATCATTTCTCA is a genomic window containing:
- a CDS encoding tetratricopeptide repeat protein; the encoded protein is MTEGKKNQKQAGFEVKTFSVPFTLEEIKENISLSTSRPSKPSKEEIINKAFKLHSEGNTLEAEKLYQYFINQGFKDYRVFSNYGIILKNLGKLKEAELSTRKAIEIKSDFATAHSNLGNILRDLGKFKEAKIAIDKAIELNPNVAVSHYNLGNILRDLNNLQEAELSTRKAISIKPLYAEAHLNLGNILKDLGKLQDAELSTRKAIEIKPLYAEAHQNLGNILRDLGRLKEAEKATEKAIVLNPNVADSHYNLGNILRDLNNLQEAELSTLKAIEIKADFAEAYLNLGNILKDLGKLQDAELSTRKAIEIKPLYAEAHQNLGNILRDLGKLQEAEFSYRKTIEIKPDYAEAYMNLGNLLEDLGKEKEANKQLLLALEKKPNNILFFISSKLKLSPIMNNIEQINTERKEYQRQLKKLKNNKNIYYESADIFNTNIFYLAYQNRLDDKVILEELSNTISKVEGITFKGFSREKYLATSSKRTNLKLGVCSAFLRESHTIGKLYTKVLLDLVKAGIEVNIYIPPNTISHSELDLVRNNFERVNCLPKSPQKASKLIVADNLDVLFYPDIGMSSYTYILALSRLALVQATSLGHPNTSGIKNIDYFITNDIVPHHPSSSYTERLIKFSRLPFNYPTPKINESKLNSTSIINSDNHFKIGLTQSLFKFHPDFDQVLESILSEIKNAYLILLKDKQEYKTRNLKNRWKKQSNLLLERSIFLNRMSKDDFINTTKNCHIMLDPFYFGSGNTFYEAMAFGIPFITYPFSQRGSLVASGYKQMGVKKPPIAESKEDYINWCKKYANNSLFLKNTKDELKERAHKYLFNDHEIYKEYYTFFTEAVKIAQQGKFIEDNWKPFCSYKN
- a CDS encoding NAD-dependent epimerase/dehydratase family protein, with product MKKILLTGSNGFLGTHILSKLINSNQFESITNITGIDNFISSNKSNIYTTNSKYNFIEADLINFDFDKLQDFDTVIHLASLASPVYYNRYPLETVDIGTTVTRKLLEKCKEWNARFIFFSSSEIYGNPSPENIPTKEEYKGYVSCQGSRSCYDESKRLGETLCYIYNKKYNISTNIIRPFNIYGPGMSIETDYRMIPNLIKSALKMQTINIYGNGKQTRTFCYYTDAIEGIMRVLKNGVNGETYNIGNDKPEISMIDLVKLFRKTINIDVSYELTPYPEYYPDDEPIRRLASIDKARAHLDFHPKVTLEAGLTQTWKWALKN
- a CDS encoding putative 2OG-Fe(II) oxygenase, which gives rise to MTERTIDKKEGSSKLRTFPIPIDLGEIKENFTISTNSPSQLTKEQIINQAFKFHSEGNILEAGKYYKQLIKQRCNDHRVFSNYGIILKNSGKLKQAEISTRKAIELNPNYAEAHCNLGNILKDLGKLKEAEISFSKSIELNPDYTLALSNRAQLFFDKEEFEKALKDSDSCNTKNCRAFSLEILFSLGRIQEIFNRIENSCEIDNENIRLAAFSSFISKRENKETYNNFCPNPLSFLHFNNLNFYVKNYKEFIKKIINELSDIKTIWEPLNKATHNGFQTPNDINLFSNSSENISYLKSIIVKELDSYFLKFKKDSCSYIQKWPSNKDLKAWHVVLKTQGYQSAHIHPGGWLSGVIYLKVVPPMDKDEGAIEFSLNGQNYFDANSPKLIHQPEAGDIVLFPSSLHHRTIPFSTDTERIVIAFDLVPD
- a CDS encoding glycosyltransferase; translated protein: MTKNAFQIFITDKEEELPPPLKEATSIFREAYSDHTYTLYSKEMIIELIKKEFGKEVLSAFNKLKPYAYKADLARYCISYLYGGWYADISIRLTSARFSNTKYEFEFLGFIDRGDGLGLPNKLVYPIQNSFFYIEKNHPIMSKAIDLVLENCSNESYGVSPVCPSGPGVLGRAYAFFGQKLNHVLGFFMPLTPNHKKLNTSYVLPEGTILAQHKDAWFPNSKGGDFSNFGTKGTNNYLKMYHEKNIYNI
- a CDS encoding tetratricopeptide repeat protein is translated as MSTKGKEEENNNNNHQKNEIRIFSVPFSLKGINDDISIRTSFKLSKEYLVNQAFKCHSQGDIKGAIKYYQDFIDRGFKDHRVYSNYGIILKDLGKLKEAEFNTRKAIELKSDFEEAHYNLGTILIDLGKLVEAEMSTRKAIKLQPNSSESHYNLGIIYRDQGNLKEAEISTRKAIKIKSDFAEAYNHLGTVLMDDLSKLKEAESSLRKAIEINQDFNEAYYNLSLIELLKGNYKDGLENYEFRLIKKKPVIPHCKPKIKRKDNKEFQKGEKLLVISEQGLGDTLQYMRYIPYLRKKGLDVSFSAQTKLHSLIQSSAIDQNPLTPEQVEKVSARQWIPLLSLARHLKISPKNPIISQPYIFSTDQFTQKWKNIFSKEKRPIIGINWQGNPEMEKRSYHGRSIPLETFSLLFKQNELSILSLQKGFGSEQLEQCSFKNKFVECQPQINSTWDFLENAAIIQNCDLIITCDTSIAHLAGGMGKKVWLLLRDIPFWTWGLKEETTFWYPSMRLFRQHERHNWQEVMERVSIALKKEIATNALVKN